The Buteo buteo chromosome 3, bButBut1.hap1.1, whole genome shotgun sequence genome has a window encoding:
- the RNF138 gene encoding E3 ubiquitin-protein ligase RNF138 isoform X2 — protein sequence MAEGAAAAACFSEDDFYCPVCQEVFKTPVRTANCQHVFCRKCFLTAIRESGTHCPLCRGSVTKKERTYPKRALDVENSMKKASGGCRCCEKQVRFSWMRQHYKTCKKYQDEYGVSSIIPNLQISQDSTGNSRNDAISDNGEMANNQILQGETSGHPTFKCPLCQEANFTRQRLLDHCNNRHLYQIVPVICPICVSLPWADTNQVTRNLVSHLNLRHRFDYGEFVNLQLDEEAQYQNAVQESCHVNF from the exons ATGGCCGAGggagccgcggcggcggcgtgCTTCAGCGAGGATGATTTTTACTGTCCCGTCTGCCAGGAGGTGTTCAAGACGCCCGTGAGGACCGCGAACTGCCAGCACGT GTTTTGCAGGAAGTGCTTCTTGACAGCTATCAGAGAAAGTGGAACGCATTGTCCTCTCTGCCGGGGGAGCGTgactaaaaaagaaagaacatatcCCAAAAGGGCTCTAGATGTTGAAAACAGTATGAAGAAAGCTTCTGGGGGCTGTAGATGCTGTGAGAAGCAG GTTAGATTTTCGTGGATGAGACAGCATTATAAAACGTGTAAGAAGTATCAGGATGAATATGGTGTTTCTTCTATTATTCCAAACTTACAGATTTCCCAGGATTCGACAGGGAACAG CAGGAATGATGCAATATCTGATAATGGCGAGATGGCTAATAATCAAATACTTCAAGGAGAAACAAG TGGACACCCAACCTTCAAATGCCCCCTGTGTCAGGAAGCCAATTTTACCAGACAACGCTTGCTGGATCACTGTAATAATAGACATCTTTATCAGATAGTTCCTGTA ATCTGTCCTATTTGTGTATCTCTTCCTTGGGCAGATACTAACCAGGTTACTAGAAATCTTGTTAGCCATCTAAATCTAAGACACCGGTTTGACTACGGAGAATTTGTG aATCTTCAGCTTGATGAAGAAGCCCAATACCAAAATGCAGTTCAAGAATCCTGTCATGTGAACTTTTAA
- the RNF138 gene encoding E3 ubiquitin-protein ligase RNF138 isoform X1, with the protein MAEGAAAAACFSEDDFYCPVCQEVFKTPVRTANCQHVFCRKCFLTAIRESGTHCPLCRGSVTKKERTYPKRALDVENSMKKASGGCRCCEKQVRFSWMRQHYKTCKKYQDEYGVSSIIPNLQISQDSTGNSSRNDAISDNGEMANNQILQGETSGHPTFKCPLCQEANFTRQRLLDHCNNRHLYQIVPVICPICVSLPWADTNQVTRNLVSHLNLRHRFDYGEFVNLQLDEEAQYQNAVQESCHVNF; encoded by the exons ATGGCCGAGggagccgcggcggcggcgtgCTTCAGCGAGGATGATTTTTACTGTCCCGTCTGCCAGGAGGTGTTCAAGACGCCCGTGAGGACCGCGAACTGCCAGCACGT GTTTTGCAGGAAGTGCTTCTTGACAGCTATCAGAGAAAGTGGAACGCATTGTCCTCTCTGCCGGGGGAGCGTgactaaaaaagaaagaacatatcCCAAAAGGGCTCTAGATGTTGAAAACAGTATGAAGAAAGCTTCTGGGGGCTGTAGATGCTGTGAGAAGCAG GTTAGATTTTCGTGGATGAGACAGCATTATAAAACGTGTAAGAAGTATCAGGATGAATATGGTGTTTCTTCTATTATTCCAAACTTACAGATTTCCCAGGATTCGACAGGGAACAG TAGCAGGAATGATGCAATATCTGATAATGGCGAGATGGCTAATAATCAAATACTTCAAGGAGAAACAAG TGGACACCCAACCTTCAAATGCCCCCTGTGTCAGGAAGCCAATTTTACCAGACAACGCTTGCTGGATCACTGTAATAATAGACATCTTTATCAGATAGTTCCTGTA ATCTGTCCTATTTGTGTATCTCTTCCTTGGGCAGATACTAACCAGGTTACTAGAAATCTTGTTAGCCATCTAAATCTAAGACACCGGTTTGACTACGGAGAATTTGTG aATCTTCAGCTTGATGAAGAAGCCCAATACCAAAATGCAGTTCAAGAATCCTGTCATGTGAACTTTTAA
- the RNF138 gene encoding E3 ubiquitin-protein ligase RNF138 isoform X3 has protein sequence MAEGAAAAACFSEDDFYCPVCQEVFKTPVRTANCQHVFCRKCFLTAIRESGTHCPLCRGSVTKKERTYPKRALDVENSMKKASGGCRCCEKQVRFSWMRQHYKTCKKYQDEYGVSSIIPNLQISQDSTGNSSRNDAISDNGEMANNQILQGETSGHPTFKCPLCQEANFTRQRLLDHCNNRHLYQIVPVILTRLLEILLAI, from the exons ATGGCCGAGggagccgcggcggcggcgtgCTTCAGCGAGGATGATTTTTACTGTCCCGTCTGCCAGGAGGTGTTCAAGACGCCCGTGAGGACCGCGAACTGCCAGCACGT GTTTTGCAGGAAGTGCTTCTTGACAGCTATCAGAGAAAGTGGAACGCATTGTCCTCTCTGCCGGGGGAGCGTgactaaaaaagaaagaacatatcCCAAAAGGGCTCTAGATGTTGAAAACAGTATGAAGAAAGCTTCTGGGGGCTGTAGATGCTGTGAGAAGCAG GTTAGATTTTCGTGGATGAGACAGCATTATAAAACGTGTAAGAAGTATCAGGATGAATATGGTGTTTCTTCTATTATTCCAAACTTACAGATTTCCCAGGATTCGACAGGGAACAG TAGCAGGAATGATGCAATATCTGATAATGGCGAGATGGCTAATAATCAAATACTTCAAGGAGAAACAAG TGGACACCCAACCTTCAAATGCCCCCTGTGTCAGGAAGCCAATTTTACCAGACAACGCTTGCTGGATCACTGTAATAATAGACATCTTTATCAGATAGTTCCTGTA ATACTAACCAGGTTACTAGAAATCTTGTTAGCCATCTAA